The Phycisphaerales bacterium genome segment CGCATACAGCAGCGACCTGGAGTTCTCCCTCAGCCACGAGCTGCTCCGTGGAGCCGGGCGGCGCGCCAACACCGCCGCCCTCCGCATCGCCGGCTACAACCTTCAAGCGACTGAGGCCCAGACCAAGCTTGAGGTCATCCGCCAGCTCGCGGCCGTGGACCGCTCGTACTGGCGCCTCTTCCAGGCCCGGCGCGAGCTGGAGGTCGCGCAGCAGCAGTACGAGCTCGCCACCGATCAGGAGGCCCGCGCCCAGCGCCGTGTCGACTCAGGCCTCGCGGCGCCGATTGAGGTCACCCGCGCCCAGGCCGGCAGCGCCGACCGCCTCGAAGCCATCATCGTCGCCCAGAACAACGTGCAGTTCCAGCAGCGCGAGCTCAAGCGCATCATCAACATCCCCGGCCTCACGCTCGACACCCAGACGATGGTCGTGCCAGCCTCCCCGCCCGACCCCGTCGAGTACGTCTTCGACACCTCGGCCCTCGTGAAGCAGGCGCTCGACAACCGCATGGAGATGCTCGAGCTCGAGCTCCGCCTCGCCGCCGACGCCGCCAATATCGCCTTTGCCCGCAACCAGACGCTCCCGCTGCTCACCCTCGACTACACCTACCGCGTCAACGGCCTGGGCGGCTCCACGCAGGACTCCTTCCACACGCTCCAGCGCAACCGCTTCGAGGACTGGGAGCTCGGCCTCACCGCCGAAATCCCCCTGGGCAACGAGGCCGCCCGCTCGCGCCTGCGCTCGGCCATCCTCGAGCGCATCCAGCGGCTCTCAACGAAGCAGGCCCGCGAGCTCGCCATCACCCAGGAAGTGCTCAACGCCGTGGACGCCATCGACTCCGGTTGGCAGCGCGTGCTCGCGGCCCGGCAGTCGGTGATCCTGAACCGCCGCACCCTCCAGGCCGAGCAGCGGCAGTTCGACGTCGGTGGTTCCACCAGCACCAACGTGCTCGACGCCGCGACCCGCCTCGCCGAGGCCGAGTTCGCCGAGGCCCGCGCCCTCGCCGACTACCAGATCGCGCAGGTGGACCTCGCCTTCGCCACGGGCACGCTCCTGGGCGCCAGCAAGGTGACGTGGTCCCCCGAGCCTGAACCATCAACCGGCCAAGGAAATCCGGTGGAAGAACTCCCCAATTCCTCCGCCGCCGACAACACACCCACGCCCCCCGCCCAACCCTGAATCCAAGCCTCACACGGGGCGCATTCCAGATACCCTTCACCGACAGAAGGGCCTCGGTCTCCGTTTCGGCGATTCCATCCGCAGGACGCGGCTCGGATCGGAGGGTTTGGTGCAGAGTCCCCATCTCCATGCCCCGATCGAAGGCGGCGGGTCCTTTCTGGCACGCCTCTTCGATGTCTCCGACTTCACCGCCCGCGTCATCTGCTTCAATCGCGACCCCAGCGTCGTCTGGCTGCACCTCGTCTCCGACACCATCATCGCCGCGGCCTACTTCTCCATACCGGTGGCCCTCATCACCCTCGTCCTCAAGCGGCGCGACCTCGCCTTCCCGTGGATGTTCGTCCTCTTCGGTGGCTTTATCCTCCTCTGCGGCACCACTCACGTCTTCAACGTCCTCGCCCTGCACTACCCCATGTACCGCTTCGACGGCGTGGTGAAGGCCCTCACCGCCGCGTTCTCGATCGGCACCGCCGTCGCGCTCTGGCCGCTCATCCCCAAGATCCTCACCATCCCCAGCCCGGACATGCTCCGCGAGGCCAACGCCAAGCTGGAGGGCCAGGTGGCCGAGCGCCGCAAGGCGCAGGAAGACCTCCAGCGGGCCCGCGACGAGCTCCAGCTCCGCGTCGATCAGCTCGAGAACGCCAACAAGGAGCTCGAGCTGTCGTACCAGCGCCTCCGCGTCTCGGAGCGCATGGCCGCGATCGGCACGCTCTCCGCCGGACTTGGGCACGACATGGGCAACCTGCTGCTGCCCGTGCGGGCCCGCCTCGAGTCCATCGAATCGCGCGGCGTGCCCGCCGAGCTGAAGGAAGACGTTGCCGCGATCCGCACCTGCGCCGAGTACCTTCAGCGCCTCTCCAAGGGCCTCCGCCTGCTCTCGCTGGACCCGGAGGAGGGCGAGATGGAAGCGACTCCCGTCCGCGCCTGGTGGGATGAGGTGCGGCCGATGCTCGAGAACGCCATCCCCGAGTCCGTCGAGCTGCAGGGCGACTTTGGCGCGGATCTGCCGCCCGCGCTGCTCTCGCGCCACGGGCTCACGCAAGCCGTGTTCAACCTCGTGCAGAACGCCGGCGACGCCATGCGTGCCCGCGGGCACGGCCGGATCACCGTCTGGGCCCGCAAGGGCGCCGAGACCGACACCATCGACATCGGTGTGCGCGACAACGGCCCGGGCATGAGCGAGGAGACCCGCCGCCGCTGCCTCGAGCCCTTCTTCACCACCAAGACCCGGGCTATCTCCACCGGCCTGGGGCTCGCGCTGGTCAACGGCATCATCCAACGCGCCAAGGGCACGATCGAGGTCCGCACGCAGCTGGGGCAGGGCTCCGAGTTCATCCTCCACCTGCGCGCCGCCCGCTCGCTCCGGCGGAGTGATGCGCCGCCGCTGCGGGCGGTGGTGTCGATTCCCGACGCCCGCCTCCGCAGCTTCACCTCCGAGCTGCTGAAGTCGCTGGGCTTCGAGGTTGTCGTTTCGGACGCGCCCGCCGACGGCTCCGCGAGCGTCTGGGTCGTTGATGCCAGTACCGGCTCACGCGATAAGGTGCAGGAGTTCGTGCGCGGCAGCGATCAACGCCGCGCCCTGATGCTCGGCGGCGACGGCTCGGACACCGACCGCGTCCGCATCGTCCGCGAGCCTCGCCCCACCGCCGTGCGCGCCGCTCTCGACCAGGCTGCGCACGAGCTGGGGCTGCGGTAAGAACCGCGACCGTGAGGGAGCGATACGCCCGCGCCTGGCGGGCGTGGGTGTGTTCTGCACCAGCGGCGAAAGCCCCCGTCCCTTACGGTCGCGGTTCCTATCGGCGTCTCAGTGCACCCGCCGCCGCTTCAGTTCCGCCTCCACCTCCGACCCCATCGCGAACCCGCCCTTGGCCACCTGCTGGATGGCCGCGAGGATCGTCTCGGTGTTCTCGTTCTTGCTGACGTAGCCCCAGGCCCCCGCTTCCACGGCGCGGTCGATGTAGTCGGCCCGCACGTACCCGCTCAGCATGATGACGCGGGCGTCGGGGCATTCCCCGGCGAGCTCCGCCAGGGCCTCGAACGAGTCCTTGCCGGGCATGTCGATGTCGAGCAGCACCACGTCCGCCCGCTTCTCCTTCACGGTCTTTACCAGGTCCCGCGCCTCGGGCAGCCACCCCGCCCATTCGAACGTCGGATCGAGCGACAGCTTGCGGCGGATCGCCTCCGCGACAAAGTCATTGTCGTCGACGCAGAGCACACGGATCGCTTGCTCGGACATGGACCTCGTTCCCGTCTCCGGAATTGGACTGGCAGATGATTCCATACTCGTACGTTGATTCAAGGCAGTACGAGGTGGCGGGTCCCGGGATGAATCCAATCTCACCAGTTCCTCAGAACCGGAGCGCCCGCCGAAGGGGAAACAAGCGGTGGGGAGGGGATTCGAACCCCTGATACCCTGACGGGTATACCGGTTTTCAAGACCGGCGCATTCGACCACTCTGCCACCCCACCCAGATGCCCGTGCCAAGACCGTGCTGACGGTCGTGCCTGGGTGCCCACCAGTTTACTCCGGCTTCTTCCACCCTGATTCCGGGTCCTTCTGCATGATGGCCGCGGACTGCCGGATGCACTTGGTGCACGCCCACGTGTCCTCCCGGAACCCGCGCCAGTGCGGCGTCTCCTGGTGCTGCAAGCAGAGCGCGCACGTGACCACCTCGGGCGCGGGCTCCCCGGCCCCATTTTTCACCACCATCGTGTACGCGATCGACAGGCATTGGCCGCAGATGAGCGACCCCCGGTGCCCCTCCACCATCGGGCGCGTGTCCGTCCAGTGGTTCCCGCAGAAGTCGCACAGGAAGTCCTCGGGCTGCAGGTTGTTCTCGTCGGTGCCCTCGCGGCGCATGCGGGAGGGTAAGCACCCACCGGCAGCCTGAGCGTCAGCGAGGGCATCGCCGCGCCTCGCGGCGATACGTGCGGCTGGGGTGCACCTCGGCGCGCCGCGACTCCACCGCCTCTCCATGGCCGCGAAGCGCGGCCATGCCCTTCCTCACGGTCGGGCTTCCTGTTACGTGGGAAACTGGTGCTGCGCCAGCGCCCTATACACTTCGCACCGCCCCATCAGGTCCTCGTGCGTTCCCTGGTCCACCACCTGCCCCGCCTCCATCACCACGATCGAGTCGCAGTTGAGCACGGTGCTCAGCCGGTGCGCGACGATCAGGCACGTCCGCCCGCGGGAGAAGTCCGCGATCGCCGCGGCGATCTGGGCCTCGCTCTCGGCGTCCACCATGCTGGTCGCCTCGTCCATGATCAGGATCGCCGGGTCCCGCAGCACCGCCCGCGCGATCGCCAGCCGCTGCCGCTGACCGCCAGACAGGCTCAGCCCCTGCTCCGCCACCGGGGTGTCGTAGCCCCTGGGGAGATTCACTATGAACTCGTGGGCGTGCGCCTGCTTGGCCGCGGCCTCGATCTCCGCCTCGCTCGCCCCAAGCCGGCCATAGGCGATGTTCGAGCGGATCGTCCCCGCGAAAATCGCCGTCTCCTGCGTCACCACGCCCACCTGCGACCGCAGGCTCCGCAGCGAGAACCCGCGCACGTCGTGACCGTCCACCAGCACCGTCCCCGCATCCGGTTCGAACAGGCGCGGCACCAGGCTCAGCAGCGACGTCTTCCCGCACCCGTTGGGCCCCACGAACGCCACGCGCTTGCCGTGCGGGATCCGCAGCGACACGCCCCGCACCGCGGGCGCGCTCGCCCCCGGGTACGTCAGCACCACATCGCGAAACTCCACCGACTCCGCATGCCGCGGCAGGCGGGCCAGCTTCTCGCCCCCGGCGACGAGCCCGCCATGCCCTGGCTCCGGCTCCGCGTCGATCAGCTGCCGCAGCCGCTCCGCGGCGGGCGCCGACGCCTGGATGTCGTTGATCAGGCCGGTCAGCGGCTTGAGAGACGCCCCCGCCACCGCGAGCGAGATCATCGCCAGGATGAAGTCCGCGGGGTCAACCTGCACCTCCTGCACGCCCCCGAACCGCCCCATGTCGATCTTGATCCCCTTGATGATCACCCACCCGGCCGCGAGCGTGAGCCCGCACAGCAGGAAGATGGAGAGCATCTCAGTCAGCGGGCTGGCCAGCGCCCGGGCTGTGCGCACGCGGTTGAGCTCGCGCATGACCTGCTTGTTCGCCCGGTGGAAGCGCCCGCCCTCGTACACCTCGTTGGTGTACACCTTCACCACCCGCAGCGCCTGCAGGCTCTCGGTCGCGCTCCCCAGCAGCTCCGACTGGCTCTGCAGGGCCGCGTTCGCCGCCCGTTTGATCTTCTTGCCCAGCTTGCGGATCACCGTGTACAGCGCCGGCGCCACCAGCACCGCGCTCACCGTCACGAACCAGTTGTAGTACAGCGCGGCCGCGAGCCCCGCCACGCCCTTAAGCGCCTGCAGCACGGCCTTGCTCATCAAGACATTCAGGCCGTTCATCAGCGTGCCCGTGTCGTTGACGATGCGGCTGATGGTGTCGCTCGTCCCCGTCCCCACCACCCGCTTGAGCGGCGAGCGCAGGGTCGCCACGAACGCCTCGCGCCGGATGTGCGTGATCGTCCGGTTGACCACCGTGAGCGAGAGGTACGCGTGCAGGAAGTTGGCAACGCTGCCGACGACGGTGATCACCGCCAGCAGCCCCATCAGAACCGCCAAGGCCGTGAACGGCCCCTCCGGCAGGGCGTCGATGGTGCTCTGCGGCACCCGCAGCGTGAGCCGCCCCAGCGGCCCCTCAACCCGCTCAAGGGCCCCGTTGAAGTCGGTCGCGAGGTCGCGCAGGTCCTTCTGCTTCTGGCTGTCGGCCTGAAGGATCCCCTCCAGCACCGGCTTCGCACCGATGATCCCCGCTGCGAGCGTGCCGCCAGACAGCAGGGCCATGGCCAGCGTCCAGAGGACCAGGGCCCGGTAGCGCAGCATGCGGCGAGCGAACTGCCAGAACGCGTCCCGCTCCGAAGATGTCGTCTTCACTCGCGGCATCAGGCGCACGCCGAGCGGGCGCGGGACCCTTGTGATCCCCGCCCGCGGCGTTGAACCCAGAGCGTACCCGGCCGGAGGCCGGGCCGCGTGCAGTGCGTGCCCCGGTCCACTCGCCCAGACTTACGGCTGATTCGGCGCGAACACCGGATCGGTCAGCGGCAGCCCCTGGCCCGACTGGTAGCCGCGCTGCATCGTCTGCCGCCCGTTGGTGGTATCCGTGCGAACGACGCTCACGATGCCCGCCGCAGACTGCGTGAAGGACGTCTGGCTGTTGGTGCCGGTACCGAACACCTGGATGGTGTAGTTCTGGAAGGCCGCGTTGCTCGCGATCTTGGCCAGCACCGCCGCGAGTGACTTGGTGGTGACGTCGGCCCGCCCGCGGGCGCCCAGGGTCCCCGAGGCGCCGTCGATGACGGTGCCGTCGTTGAAGATGAACCGCACGGTGTACGCAAAGTTCACGTCCGGGTCCGCGAAGGGGTTGAAGAGGCTGATCACCTCGCTCTGGTTCGCGTTGCTGGGGCTCAGCTGACCCGCGAAGAACAGGCTGGGCGAGATGCTCCGCGAGAACGCAGAGGTCATGCCGTCGGCCCGCTTGCCCGCCGTCACCGTGTTGCGCCCCACGGCGTCGAAGCTCGTGTACTGGGCCGCGATCGGAGCCGTGGATGCGTACGTGACCGCGAACGTGGTGCCGTCGGCCACGCCCAGGTCCGTGGTCGTCACCGAGAAGTCGTTGCGGCTGTTGGGCTGCACCAGCACCGTCCGCGTGGTGGCGGTGGTGTTGCTCGCGCCCGTAGGCCAGAAGGACAGCGTCACCGAGGCGGCGCTGCTGCCCATGTTGAGCAGGCTGATCACGTTGGTGAAGTTGTTCTTGGCCTGCACGAAGGCGATTCCGCCCTGCGTGGCGCCGCCGCCCTCAACGCCGATGAGGCCGAACGCCGGCGTGTACGCGGTCTGGGGGTTCTGGCCGCTGAGCGGCAGGTCCCAGTCGCTGGCGTTCACCACAAGGTCAACAGTGGAGGTCACGCGGGCCGACAGCGTGCCCGCGGGCAGGTTGAGGTCGGCCAGCTCGATGCCGCTGCGGCGGAAGGGCTCCACGCGCCGCGTGAAGGACTGCGTCCCGGTCGAGGTGCGGAAGGTGATCGTCACCGTGCCGGTCTGATCGCTCAGGTTCTGCCAGGTGATGAACTCGCGGCTGTTGCTGTTGCGCTCGATGCGGGGCAGGTCCCAGGTCCGCAGCGGGTTGGTCCCGCTGGGCGCCGCCTGCACGTTGTAGAAGTCGCTCGAGACCGCGCCGTTGAAGTCCACGCGGTGGGCCGTGGCCGAAACGGGGATCGGGTTGACCACCGTGCTCGCGAAGGCCGACTGGACTTCGACCGAGTACGGCGTGTTGCTGCGCACCAGGTTCAGGCCCGCCTGCGCGAAGTCCGACAGCTGGATCGTCATCGACTTGCGGGCGTCGATCGTGCCCTGGGCCACCACCACGTCGCGGATGCCCGTCTCGTAGTGAACGATGATCTGGTAGCTCGCCGGCACGTTATTGCCGTTGCTGATCACCACGCTCTCGGTGCTGGCGCCGCTGCGGAAGCCCTCGGGGTACACCAGCGTCTGGTTGAAGAAGCCCGCGGTCGTCGCCGGCTTGATCACCTCCGCGTTCACGATCGTGACGAGGTCGCGCTCGCGCACACCCGTCGTTGCGTTGAACCCGGCGTTGACCGGCAC includes the following:
- a CDS encoding TolC family protein; amino-acid sequence: MRRAAITTACLSLPFLLAACEGNPFAANDGDYAKRVALERLRDIPPSRLEEFKRPTPPTPQDAAAARLRFAALEKLDLPLEEARAQALRHNLDLKVALVNPTIAAQQVSLEEARFESAFTLRAAYSEIDAPTSSQLSAAQSKNLTLIPGVRIPTRTGGQAVVRLPIQKNENNNPFSTLNPAYSSDLEFSLSHELLRGAGRRANTAALRIAGYNLQATEAQTKLEVIRQLAAVDRSYWRLFQARRELEVAQQQYELATDQEARAQRRVDSGLAAPIEVTRAQAGSADRLEAIIVAQNNVQFQQRELKRIINIPGLTLDTQTMVVPASPPDPVEYVFDTSALVKQALDNRMEMLELELRLAADAANIAFARNQTLPLLTLDYTYRVNGLGGSTQDSFHTLQRNRFEDWELGLTAEIPLGNEAARSRLRSAILERIQRLSTKQARELAITQEVLNAVDAIDSGWQRVLAARQSVILNRRTLQAEQRQFDVGGSTSTNVLDAATRLAEAEFAEARALADYQIAQVDLAFATGTLLGASKVTWSPEPEPSTGQGNPVEELPNSSAADNTPTPPAQP
- a CDS encoding ATP-binding protein; the protein is MQSPHLHAPIEGGGSFLARLFDVSDFTARVICFNRDPSVVWLHLVSDTIIAAAYFSIPVALITLVLKRRDLAFPWMFVLFGGFILLCGTTHVFNVLALHYPMYRFDGVVKALTAAFSIGTAVALWPLIPKILTIPSPDMLREANAKLEGQVAERRKAQEDLQRARDELQLRVDQLENANKELELSYQRLRVSERMAAIGTLSAGLGHDMGNLLLPVRARLESIESRGVPAELKEDVAAIRTCAEYLQRLSKGLRLLSLDPEEGEMEATPVRAWWDEVRPMLENAIPESVELQGDFGADLPPALLSRHGLTQAVFNLVQNAGDAMRARGHGRITVWARKGAETDTIDIGVRDNGPGMSEETRRRCLEPFFTTKTRAISTGLGLALVNGIIQRAKGTIEVRTQLGQGSEFILHLRAARSLRRSDAPPLRAVVSIPDARLRSFTSELLKSLGFEVVVSDAPADGSASVWVVDASTGSRDKVQEFVRGSDQRRALMLGGDGSDTDRVRIVREPRPTAVRAALDQAAHELGLR
- a CDS encoding response regulator transcription factor, with protein sequence MSEQAIRVLCVDDNDFVAEAIRRKLSLDPTFEWAGWLPEARDLVKTVKEKRADVVLLDIDMPGKDSFEALAELAGECPDARVIMLSGYVRADYIDRAVEAGAWGYVSKNENTETILAAIQQVAKGGFAMGSEVEAELKRRRVH
- a CDS encoding ClpX C4-type zinc finger protein — translated: MRREGTDENNLQPEDFLCDFCGNHWTDTRPMVEGHRGSLICGQCLSIAYTMVVKNGAGEPAPEVVTCALCLQHQETPHWRGFREDTWACTKCIRQSAAIMQKDPESGWKKPE
- a CDS encoding ABC transporter ATP-binding protein, with amino-acid sequence MLRYRALVLWTLAMALLSGGTLAAGIIGAKPVLEGILQADSQKQKDLRDLATDFNGALERVEGPLGRLTLRVPQSTIDALPEGPFTALAVLMGLLAVITVVGSVANFLHAYLSLTVVNRTITHIRREAFVATLRSPLKRVVGTGTSDTISRIVNDTGTLMNGLNVLMSKAVLQALKGVAGLAAALYYNWFVTVSAVLVAPALYTVIRKLGKKIKRAANAALQSQSELLGSATESLQALRVVKVYTNEVYEGGRFHRANKQVMRELNRVRTARALASPLTEMLSIFLLCGLTLAAGWVIIKGIKIDMGRFGGVQEVQVDPADFILAMISLAVAGASLKPLTGLINDIQASAPAAERLRQLIDAEPEPGHGGLVAGGEKLARLPRHAESVEFRDVVLTYPGASAPAVRGVSLRIPHGKRVAFVGPNGCGKTSLLSLVPRLFEPDAGTVLVDGHDVRGFSLRSLRSQVGVVTQETAIFAGTIRSNIAYGRLGASEAEIEAAAKQAHAHEFIVNLPRGYDTPVAEQGLSLSGGQRQRLAIARAVLRDPAILIMDEATSMVDAESEAQIAAAIADFSRGRTCLIVAHRLSTVLNCDSIVVMEAGQVVDQGTHEDLMGRCEVYRALAQHQFPT
- a CDS encoding peptidylprolyl isomerase: MLSMIASPGRSITGLLARLLATRTGKAPQVSAFESLEQRKLLANSPLPTIADLESPNNTVVRIETNYGDFDIELFNSAAPITVQNFLNYVTSGRYDETFFHRSAFNPDNSPFVLQGGGFKFDDTAGLSTVQTDAQIVRELTGRENNARTLAMARTNALNSATSQWFINYVDNDFLNPDAQGNGGYAVFGRIIQGWSVVQTIQGLAHPDLTGQAKFAGPESTNFSTVPVNAGFNATTGVRERDLVTIVNAEVIKPATTAGFFNQTLVYPEGFRSGASTESVVISNGNNVPASYQIIVHYETGIRDVVVAQGTIDARKSMTIQLSDFAQAGLNLVRSNTPYSVEVQSAFASTVVNPIPVSATAHRVDFNGAVSSDFYNVQAAPSGTNPLRTWDLPRIERNSNSREFITWQNLSDQTGTVTITFRTSTGTQSFTRRVEPFRRSGIELADLNLPAGTLSARVTSTVDLVVNASDWDLPLSGQNPQTAYTPAFGLIGVEGGGATQGGIAFVQAKNNFTNVISLLNMGSSAASVTLSFWPTGASNTTATTRTVLVQPNSRNDFSVTTTDLGVADGTTFAVTYASTAPIAAQYTSFDAVGRNTVTAGKRADGMTSAFSRSISPSLFFAGQLSPSNANQSEVISLFNPFADPDVNFAYTVRFIFNDGTVIDGASGTLGARGRADVTTKSLAAVLAKIASNAAFQNYTIQVFGTGTNSQTSFTQSAAGIVSVVRTDTTNGRQTMQRGYQSGQGLPLTDPVFAPNQP